In the Perca flavescens isolate YP-PL-M2 unplaced genomic scaffold, PFLA_1.0 EPR50_1.1_unplaced_scaf_1, whole genome shotgun sequence genome, one interval contains:
- the plppr3b gene encoding phospholipid phosphatase-related protein type 3 — protein sequence MINSEKMKKKPPKDSLTLLPCFYFVELPIVASSMVSLYFLELTDVVTPAHVAFRCHDRELSMPYVDAGDELIPLLMLLSLAFAGPAASIMLVEGVIYCLQSRLKLRRAEGSINAGGCNFNSFLRRTVRFVGVHVFGLCATALLTDIIQLSTGYHAPFFLTVCKPNYTLAAAACASNAYITRDICSGHDLHAIMAARKTFPSQHATLSAFAAVYVSMYFNSSISDSTKLLKPLLVFAFAIAAAMSGLTQITQHRSHPIDVYAGFLIGAFIAAYLAFHAVGNFKSSDDITAAPTPPPPKEDALRALTERGHESVYNKGPASASESNDEIAAVPAPGSLGGPLQRETDSMETLKRASVDVELLAPRSPMGKETMLTFSNTLPRASANANGGPVQRRLKAVPGPVDPLRSQQLVSEWKQKSMEMRELSLRGEAERDASEDGSVGADEVFHPAVHSGRPASARNPTPPPGGAKAVATPRPPQIPEAGPPPVSPKSAVTRAKWLAIREKASGEGTARSAANTPRLMQVGTGTQVLPVFSVLRCSPSCFLALYPYIHTLYPYVHTLYPYIHTLYPYIHTLYPYIHNLYPYIHTLYRYIHTLYPYIHTLYPYVHTLYPYIHTLYPYIHSLYPYIHTLYPYIHTLYRYIHTLYPYIHSLYPYIHTLYPYIHTLYRYIHTLYPYIHSLYPYIHTLYPYIHTLYLYIHTLYPYIHTLYPYIHTLYPYIHTLLMMYFLSMQVVSMAKQHGIRAASSETSSCSGSSSTAESPQQRGGIVTVDAHAPHHPVVQAPPPLQTTPPLQAPPLAGNGSLWEWASDGGDPRDAYDLNSLTRGDSAARGSSFRPHRSASPRGVGGGATTHGEAEAAADAQRREIAMRRKTALVLLDRELRAQAEQENLYLQGRRFKD from the exons ATGATTAACTctgagaagatgaagaagaaaccTCCCAAAGACAGTTTGACTCTGCTGCCATGTTTCTACTTCGTGGAG CTTCCCATCGTGGCGTCCTCCATGGTGTCTCTCTACTTCCTGGAGCTGACCGACGTGGTGACGCCGGCTCACGTGGCGTTCCGCTGCCACGACCGCGAGCTCAGCATGCCGTACGTAGACGCTGGAGACGAGCTCATCCCTCTGCTGATGCTGCTCAGCCTCGCCTTCGCTGGGCCGGCTGCCtcg ATCATGCTGGTGGAGGGGGTGATCTACTGCCTGCAGTCCAgactgaagctgcggcgagccGAGGGGAGCATCAACGCTGGGGGGTGCAACTTCAACTCCTTCCTCAGGAGGACTGTTCGCTTCGTAG gcgtgCACGTGTTCGGCCTGTGTGCCACGGCGCTGCTGACTGACATCATCCAGCTGTCGACGGGCTACCACGCTCCGTTCTTCCTCACCGTGTGTAAACCCAACTACACGCTGGCCGCCGCGGCCTGCGCCAGCAACGCCTACATCACCAGAGACATCTGCTCGGGGCACGACCTGCACGCCATCATGGCCgccag GAAAACGTTCCCTTCCCAGCATGCAACGCTGTCGGCCTTCGCTGCTGTTTATGTTTCT ATGTACTTTAACTCGAGCATCTCTGACAGCACCAAGCTGCTGAAGCCCCTGTTGGTGTTTGCCTTCGCCATCGCCGCGGCGATGAGCGGGCTGACGCAGATCACGCAGCACCGCAGCCATCCCATAGACGTCTACGCAGGCTTCCTGATCGGAGCCTTCATCGCCGCCTACCTG GCATTTCACGCTGTGGGTAACTTCAAGTcctctgatgacatcactgcagCCCCAACCCCCCCGCCTCCGAAGGAGGATGCCCTGCGGGCGCTGACTGAGCGAGGACACGAGTCCGTCTACAACAAAGGCCCGGCCTCCGCCTCCGAGAGCAACGACGAGATAGCCGCGGTGCCCGCGCC GGGGTCTCTGGGGGGGCCGCTGCAGAGGGAGACGGACTCCATGGAGACCCTGAAGAGAGCCAGCGTGGACGTGGAGCTGCTCGCTCCTCGCAGCCCGATGGGGAAGGAAACCATGCTGACCTTCAGCAACACGCTGCCCAGAGCCAGCGCTAATGCCAACGGGGGG CCGGTGCAGCGGCGTCTGAAGGCAGTGCCGGGCCCCGTGGACCCGCTGCGCTCGCAGCAGTTGGTGTCGGAGTGGAAGCAGAAGTCGATGGAGATGCGCGAGCTGAGCCTGCGCGGTGAGGCGGAGCGAGACGCCAGCGAGGACGGCTCCGTGGGGGCAGACGAGGTCTTCCATCCCGCGGTGCATTCTGGGAGGCCGGCGTCCGCTCGCAACCCAACTCCACCTCCGGGCGGCGCCAAAGCTGTGGCCACTCCACGGCCGCCGCAGATCCCCGAGGCAGGGCCGCCCCCCGTGTCCCCAAAGAGCGCCGTGACCCGCGCTAAGTGGCTCGCCATCCGGGAGAAGGCGAGCGGCGAGGGGACAGCCCGCAGCGCCGCCAACACGCCCAGACTCATGCAGGTAGGGACGGGAACACAAGTTCTCCCAG tgttctctgtcctacGGTGTTCTCCGTCATGCTTCctggccctgtacccatacatccataccctgtacccatacGTCCATACCCTGTACCCGTACATCcataccctgtacccatacatccatacccTGTACCCGTACATCCATaacctgtacccatacatccatactCTGTACAGATACATACATACCCTGTACCCGTACATCcataccctgtacccatacGTCCATACCCTGTACCC ATACATCCATACCCTGTACCCGTACATCCATagcctgtacccatacatccataccctgtacccatacatccatactCTGTACAGATACATCCATACCCTGTACCCGTACATCCATagcctgtacccatacatccataccctgtacccatacatccatactCTGTACAGATACATCCATACCCTGTACCCGTACATCCATagcctgtacccatacatccataccctgtacccatacatccatacccTGTACCTATACATCCATACCCTGTACCCGTACATCCATACTCTGTACCCGTACATCCATACCCTGTACCCGTACATCcataccct TCTGATGATGTATTTCCTCTCTATGCAGGTGGTTTCCATGGCGAAGCAGCATGGCATCCGTGCGGCGTCCTCCGAGACCTCCAGCTGCTCCGGCTCCTCCTCGACCGCCGAGTCCCCGCAGCAGCGTGGCGGGATCGTCACCGTGGACGCCCACGCCCCTCACCACCCGGTGGTCCAGGCCCCGCCCCCTCTACAGACCACGCCCCCTCTACAGGCCCCGCCCCTGGCCGGGAACGGGAGCCTGTGGGAGTGGGCGTCCGACGGCGGTGACCCGCGGGACGCCTACGACCTGAACAGCCTGACCCGCGGCGACTCAGCGGCGCGCGGCAGCAGCTTCCGGCCGCACCGCTCCGCCTCGCCGCGCGGCGTGGGCGGGGGGGCCACGACTCACGGCGAGGCCGAGGCGGCAGCGGACGCTCAGCGCCGAGAGATTGCCATGAGACGCAAGACAGCGCTGGTTCTGTTGGATCGAGAGCTGCGTGCACAGGCGGAGCAGGAGAACCTTTATCTGCAGGGACGCAGGTTCAAGGACTAG